One genomic region from Cydia pomonella isolate Wapato2018A chromosome 4, ilCydPomo1, whole genome shotgun sequence encodes:
- the LOC133517167 gene encoding uncharacterized protein LOC133517167, whose product MENRGGWGERVPGAAGNVTVDSQMDHDRVRKEFYATYDVMTGVRIAATLGGFFALMVFLIVYKSRSKSVKALNDPKLVELAEAVVAEEQAVEEERQLTAALEEALSERGRSRPSIGEEPPWPRTSRFASYGGGYGSLLTPSRRLSTARGESLPGSALRFAERRASGGPRDRRLSSVTCSSSGSSYLERRGSSVVCALPERRLSPCPSERLAPLASVGSVGTSYVVECELVSVGADSVFAEDDDSTDDEVEQFSTDSGGGEHGVAGESTELSCRPAPPLRIDRVSQSRETLF is encoded by the coding sequence ATGGAGAATCGTGGTGGATGGGGTGAACGCGTACCAGGTGCTGCTGGAAATGTTACAGTTGATTCGCAGATGGATCATGATCGAGTACGGAAGGAGTTTTACGCCACCTACGACGTCATGACGGGTGTGCGCATAGCTGCTACACTTGGCGGCTTTTTCGCATTAATGGTTTTTTTGATCGTCTACAAAAGCCGAAGTAAATCGGTGAAGGCTTTAAATGACCCAAAACTTGTCGAACTTGCTGAAGCTGTTGTAGCCGAAGAACAAGCAGTTGAAGAAGAAAGACAACTTACAGCTGCTCTCGAAGAAGCGCTATCAGAGCGAGGGCGGTCGCGTCCTTCCATTGGCGAAGAGCCACCGTGGCCACGGACCTCACGTTTTGCATCGTATGGCGGTGGCTATGGTAGTTTATTGACACCCTCACGCCGGCTTTCTACAGCCCGTGGCGAGTCTCTACCTGGATCCGCGCTACGATTCGCAGAGCGTCGCGCATCTGGAGGGCCACGCGACCGTCGACTTAGTTCGGTCACTTGCTCTAGCTCCGGAAGTTCGTATCTAGAACGACGGGGTTCTTCAGTGGTCTGTGCATTGCCGGAAAGGCGTTTGTCGCCTTGCCCAAGCGAGCGACTAGCCCCATTGGCGTCAGTTGGTAGCGTAGGAACGTCCTACGTCGTGGAATGTGAATTAGTGTCTGTTGGTGCGGACTCTGTATTCGCTGAGGACGATGACTCCACCGATGATGAGGTGGAACAGTTTTCAACTGACAGCGGTGGAGGTGAGCACGGCGTAGCTGGCGAGAGCACGGAGCTCTCATGCCGGCCAGCGCCGCCGCTTCGCATTGACCGGGTCTCACAGTCGCGGGAAACGTTGTTTTAG